A genomic window from Streptomyces sp. 846.5 includes:
- a CDS encoding DUF3040 domain-containing protein, with product MDETLTERERRILADIERNLAVDHGLDRRLRAGGLGLRGLWYRAVLVDVVLAAACVAATALSLAAARTGLAALAPVCVALWAVTALFLARSVLLHLRRSPPGS from the coding sequence ATGGACGAGACCCTTACCGAACGGGAGCGGCGGATCCTGGCGGATATCGAACGCAACCTGGCGGTCGACCACGGCCTGGACCGGCGCCTGCGCGCCGGCGGTCTCGGACTGCGCGGGCTCTGGTACCGGGCGGTCCTGGTCGACGTGGTGCTCGCGGCCGCCTGCGTCGCCGCGACCGCGCTGAGCCTGGCCGCGGCCCGGACCGGCCTCGCCGCCCTGGCGCCGGTCTGCGTGGCGCTGTGGGCGGTGACGGCCCTGTTCCTGGCCCGGAGCGTGCTCCTGCATCTGCGCAGATCCCCGCCCGGGTCCTGA
- a CDS encoding DUF427 domain-containing protein yields the protein MTDRPVLQPSPSHPITVVANPARVVVTVAGRTVADTRNALTLREGKYPAVQYIPRADVDLALLEPSDTASYCPFKGEAGYYSIPVGGERSVDAVWVYESPYPAVAEIKDHVAFYPDRVDSISELP from the coding sequence ATGACCGACCGTCCTGTTCTGCAGCCCAGCCCCAGCCATCCGATCACCGTTGTGGCCAACCCGGCCCGGGTCGTCGTCACGGTGGCCGGCCGTACGGTCGCCGACACCCGCAATGCGTTGACCCTGCGCGAGGGGAAGTACCCCGCGGTGCAGTACATCCCGCGCGCCGACGTGGATCTCGCGCTGCTGGAGCCCAGTGACACCGCCAGCTACTGCCCCTTCAAGGGCGAGGCCGGCTACTACAGCATCCCGGTCGGCGGCGAGCGCTCGGTGGACGCCGTGTGGGTCTACGAGTCCCCGTACCCGGCCGTCGCCGAGATCAAGGACCATGTCGCCTTCTACCCGGACCGGGTCGACAGCATCTCCGAGCTGCCGTAA
- a CDS encoding ABC transporter permease subunit has translation MNSLIRTEVLKLRTVRSLWLLLAAAPLLVTAGISGLVLSSGKPPDLAAQSGALAHVGLTSIFTMVFGILAVAGEYRHRTITDTYLTTPSRGRVIGAKLLVHAVFGVLSGLLSSLVGLGVAAAWWSDKGVSFAWGDSAMWTTIGGGIAWNAAFAAIGVGLGALVRSLVGAIAVALAWIALVEGIVGQLIGGLARWLPFNAGQALGAGARAMTTGHLLPRWGGGIVLAVYTLLFAGLAVTTSMRRDVS, from the coding sequence ATGAACAGCCTCATCAGGACCGAGGTCCTGAAACTTCGCACCGTCCGAAGCCTGTGGTTGCTGCTGGCCGCTGCGCCGCTGCTGGTCACCGCGGGCATCAGCGGCCTGGTGCTGTCGAGCGGCAAGCCGCCCGACCTGGCCGCGCAGAGCGGGGCGCTCGCCCACGTCGGCCTGACCTCGATCTTCACGATGGTCTTCGGGATCCTCGCGGTCGCAGGGGAGTACCGGCACCGGACCATCACCGACACCTACCTGACCACGCCCTCGCGAGGACGGGTCATCGGTGCGAAACTCCTGGTCCACGCGGTCTTCGGGGTGCTGTCCGGCCTGCTGAGCAGCCTGGTGGGCCTCGGGGTGGCGGCGGCCTGGTGGTCCGACAAGGGCGTCTCCTTCGCCTGGGGCGACTCGGCGATGTGGACCACGATCGGCGGCGGGATCGCCTGGAACGCGGCGTTCGCCGCGATCGGCGTCGGCCTGGGCGCGCTCGTCCGCAGCCTGGTCGGCGCGATCGCCGTCGCGCTGGCCTGGATCGCCCTGGTCGAGGGCATCGTCGGCCAGCTGATCGGCGGCCTCGCCCGCTGGCTGCCGTTCAACGCCGGCCAGGCCCTCGGCGCCGGGGCCAGGGCGATGACGACCGGGCACCTGCTGCCCCGCTGGGGCGGCGGAATCGTCCTGGCGGTCTACACACTCCTGTTCGCGGGCCTGGCCGTCACCACCAGCATGCGACGCGACGTGTCCTGA
- a CDS encoding PPOX class F420-dependent oxidoreductase, which yields MTETDKTQDALLQLLADTNGGVLVTLKRDGRPQLSNVTHHYDPERRLIRVSITDDRAKTRNLRRDPRASYHVTSSDRWSWTVVEGTAELTPVAAAPDDATVEELIDLYRTVSGKEHPDWDDYRRAMVEDRRLVLKLRVDRAYGQPGPA from the coding sequence ATGACCGAAACCGACAAGACCCAGGACGCCCTGCTCCAGCTCCTCGCCGACACCAACGGCGGCGTGCTGGTGACCCTCAAGCGCGACGGTCGCCCGCAGCTGTCCAATGTCACCCACCACTACGACCCCGAGCGGCGCCTCATCCGCGTCTCCATCACCGACGACCGCGCCAAGACCCGCAACCTGCGCCGCGACCCCCGCGCCAGCTACCACGTCACCAGCTCCGACCGCTGGTCCTGGACCGTGGTCGAGGGGACCGCCGAACTGACCCCGGTCGCCGCGGCCCCGGACGACGCCACCGTCGAGGAACTGATCGACCTCTACCGCACCGTCAGCGGCAAGGAGCACCCCGACTGGGACGACTACCGCCGCGCGATGGTCGAGGACCGCCGCCTCGTACTGAAGCTCCGCGTGGACCGCGCCTACGGCCAGCCCGGGCCCGCCTGA